A region from the Sandaracinus amylolyticus genome encodes:
- a CDS encoding YXWGXW repeat-containing protein: MRRLVPLLLVALSIAGAGCGGATVRARGSATIVASAPPPRPAVVVTPPAPPMQGAIWVEAHWEWQANTYVWVDGYWLEPQPDCAYIQPHWERRGAGWVYDPGGCRRRDGQVVVTPPPGHRGTVVVTPPPRAGGAVVVTPPPQSSGGTVVVTPPPRAGGTVTVTPPPQSSGGTVVVTPPPPRGGTVTVTPPPQSSGGTVTVTPPPRGGTVTVTPPPQSSGGTVVVTPPPRGGTVTVTPPPQSSGGTVTVTPPRETTPPPRGGTVVVTPPRETTPPPRGGVTVTTPPPRQDPPRATVTAPPPRQEAEVPVAPPPRATVTAPPPRQEAEVPVAPPPRATVTAPPPRQVEAPEAPRGGGRGATVTTPPPRTGGGATVVLPDPPQREAPPPRIEAPDPEVRPGGPDPRTRVRPRREPEQVQPPLPRDAVRAAPR, translated from the coding sequence GTGAGACGACTCGTTCCTCTCCTGCTCGTGGCGCTCTCGATCGCCGGTGCCGGCTGCGGTGGCGCGACCGTGCGCGCGCGCGGCTCGGCGACGATCGTGGCGAGCGCGCCGCCGCCCCGCCCCGCCGTCGTCGTGACGCCGCCCGCCCCGCCGATGCAGGGCGCGATCTGGGTCGAGGCGCACTGGGAGTGGCAGGCGAACACGTACGTGTGGGTCGACGGCTACTGGCTCGAGCCGCAGCCCGACTGCGCGTACATCCAGCCGCACTGGGAGCGCCGGGGCGCCGGGTGGGTGTACGACCCGGGCGGGTGCCGCCGCCGCGACGGGCAGGTCGTGGTGACGCCGCCGCCGGGGCACCGCGGGACCGTGGTGGTCACGCCGCCGCCGCGGGCGGGCGGAGCGGTCGTGGTGACGCCGCCTCCGCAGTCGTCGGGCGGGACGGTCGTGGTCACGCCTCCGCCGCGCGCGGGTGGGACGGTGACGGTGACGCCGCCTCCGCAGTCGTCGGGCGGGACGGTGGTGGTGACGCCGCCTCCGCCGCGCGGCGGGACGGTGACGGTGACGCCGCCTCCGCAGTCGTCGGGCGGGACCGTGACGGTGACGCCGCCGCCGCGCGGTGGGACGGTGACGGTGACGCCGCCTCCGCAGTCGTCGGGCGGCACCGTGGTGGTCACGCCTCCGCCGCGCGGCGGGACGGTGACGGTGACGCCGCCTCCGCAGTCGTCGGGCGGGACCGTGACGGTGACGCCGCCGCGCGAGACCACCCCGCCGCCGCGCGGTGGCACCGTGGTGGTCACGCCGCCTCGTGAGACGACGCCTCCGCCGCGCGGTGGCGTCACCGTGACGACCCCTCCGCCGCGCCAGGACCCGCCGCGCGCGACGGTGACCGCGCCGCCGCCGCGCCAGGAGGCCGAGGTGCCGGTCGCGCCGCCGCCGCGCGCGACGGTGACCGCGCCGCCGCCGCGCCAGGAGGCCGAGGTGCCGGTCGCGCCGCCGCCGCGCGCGACGGTGACCGCGCCGCCGCCGCGTCAGGTCGAAGCGCCCGAGGCGCCCCGCGGTGGTGGCCGCGGCGCGACGGTGACCACGCCCCCGCCCCGCACCGGCGGCGGCGCGACCGTCGTGCTCCCCGATCCGCCGCAGCGCGAGGCGCCGCCGCCGCGTATCGAGGCGCCCGATCCCGAGGTGCGCCCGGGCGGTCCCGACCCCCGCACGCGCGTGCGTCCCCGCCGAGAGCCGGAGCAGGTGCAGCCGCCCCTGCCGCGCGATGCGGTCCGCGCCGCCCCGCGCTGA
- a CDS encoding KamA family radical SAM protein: MSLPVLPSARPPADDDAGLDASDWRWQVRHAITDLAGLEAALELTPEEREGTRRALAGGFPMSITPYYLGLCDRRDPHCPIRLQCVPRIEEAREVPGDLRDPLGEEAHEVAPHLVRRYPDRVLLIATDRCSVYCRFCTRSRMVGQDGGVRALEKLEPAFAWIEAHPEIHDVIVSGGDPLVGTDARIAAILERLARIEHVMVVRMATRAPVTLPQRISSDLCRALRSHPSVWVMTHFNHPKELSPESRDACARLVDHGIPVMNQSVLLRGVNDDARTLETLFRGLVRARVRPYYLLQADPVRGTSHLRTPLQTGIDLMERLQGRVGGIALPKLIVDTPGGMGKVPVGPDWIVRRERGVTTLRTHRGVEVDYVDPPSPPKVCVPADRD; encoded by the coding sequence ATGTCGCTCCCCGTCCTGCCGTCGGCCCGCCCGCCCGCCGACGACGACGCGGGCCTCGATGCGTCCGACTGGCGCTGGCAGGTCCGCCACGCGATCACCGATCTCGCCGGGCTCGAGGCTGCGCTGGAGCTCACGCCGGAGGAGCGCGAGGGCACCCGACGCGCGCTCGCGGGCGGGTTCCCGATGTCGATCACGCCCTATTACCTCGGGCTCTGCGATCGACGGGATCCCCACTGTCCGATCCGCCTGCAGTGCGTGCCGCGCATCGAGGAGGCGCGCGAGGTCCCCGGCGATCTGCGCGATCCGCTCGGCGAAGAAGCGCACGAGGTCGCGCCGCACCTCGTGCGTCGATATCCCGACCGCGTCCTCTTGATCGCGACCGACCGCTGCTCGGTCTACTGCCGCTTCTGCACGCGCTCGCGCATGGTCGGCCAGGACGGCGGCGTGCGCGCCCTCGAGAAGCTCGAGCCCGCGTTCGCGTGGATCGAGGCGCACCCCGAGATCCACGACGTGATCGTCTCGGGCGGCGACCCGCTGGTCGGCACCGACGCGCGCATCGCAGCCATCCTCGAGCGCCTCGCGCGCATCGAGCACGTGATGGTCGTCCGCATGGCCACGCGCGCGCCTGTCACGTTGCCGCAGCGCATCTCGTCGGATCTGTGTCGGGCGCTGCGATCGCACCCGTCGGTCTGGGTCATGACCCACTTCAACCATCCGAAGGAGCTCTCGCCCGAGTCGCGCGACGCGTGCGCGCGCCTCGTGGATCACGGGATCCCGGTGATGAACCAGAGCGTGCTCCTGCGCGGCGTGAACGACGACGCGCGCACGCTCGAGACGCTCTTCCGAGGCCTGGTGCGCGCGCGCGTCCGGCCCTATTACCTGCTCCAGGCCGACCCGGTCCGCGGCACCTCGCACCTGCGCACGCCGCTGCAGACCGGGATCGACCTCATGGAACGACTGCAGGGACGCGTCGGCGGCATCGCGCTGCCGAAGCTGATCGTCGACACGCCGGGCGGCATGGGGAAGGTGCCGGTCGGACCGGATTGGATCGTGCGGCGCGAGCGCGGTGTCACCACGCTCCGCACGCACCGCGGCGTGGAGGTCGACTACGTCGATCCGCCCTCGCCGCCGAAGGTGTGCGTCCCTGCGGATCGCGATTGA
- a CDS encoding succinate dehydrogenase cytochrome b subunit, translating into MQKALTLTRTSIGKKALVAITGAILFGFVIAHLIGNLQVFLGPEHLNAYAELLHSMPKALWTARAILLLALVVHVGLTVQLSLANNAARPSRYKVASDVGAQGPLLRYARKTMILSGPIVFAFIAFHLAHLTIGADVVQGYRFDPHDVYLNVVYGFRSIWVTSFYVFANILLGFHLYQGGHSLLQSLGLRSPRFDQRIRGAAMAFAAFVTLGNVIIPLTIMARVIGGDVPDLPALPPTP; encoded by the coding sequence ATGCAGAAGGCGCTGACCCTCACGCGGACCTCGATCGGGAAGAAGGCGCTGGTCGCCATCACGGGCGCCATCCTCTTCGGCTTCGTGATCGCCCACCTGATCGGCAACCTGCAGGTCTTCCTCGGCCCCGAGCACCTCAACGCGTACGCCGAGCTCCTGCACTCGATGCCGAAGGCGCTCTGGACGGCGCGCGCCATCCTGCTGCTCGCGCTCGTCGTGCACGTCGGGCTCACGGTGCAGCTCTCGCTCGCGAACAACGCCGCGCGCCCCAGCCGCTACAAGGTCGCGAGCGACGTCGGCGCGCAGGGCCCGCTGCTGCGCTACGCGCGCAAGACGATGATCCTCTCGGGCCCGATCGTGTTCGCGTTCATCGCGTTCCACCTCGCGCACCTGACGATCGGCGCCGACGTCGTCCAGGGCTACCGCTTCGATCCCCACGACGTCTATCTCAACGTCGTCTACGGGTTCCGCAGCATCTGGGTCACGTCGTTCTACGTCTTCGCGAACATCCTGCTCGGCTTCCACCTCTACCAGGGTGGCCACTCGCTGCTGCAGAGCCTCGGCCTCCGCTCGCCGCGCTTCGACCAGCGCATCCGCGGCGCCGCGATGGCGTTCGCCGCGTTCGTGACGCTCGGCAACGTGATCATCCCGCTCACGATCATGGCGCGCGTCATCGGCGGCGACGTGCCCGACCTCCCCGCGCTGCCGCCCACGCCCTGA
- a CDS encoding fumarate reductase/succinate dehydrogenase flavoprotein subunit, translated as MELRSNAPTGPIDKRWENHRFDMKLVNPANKRKFDIIMVGTGLAGAAGAASLADLGYNVKAFCYQDSPRRAHSIAAQGGINAAKNYQGDGDSIHRLFYDTVKGGDFRARESNVHRLAEVSVNIIDQCAALGVPFAREYGGLLANRSFGGAQVSRTFYARGQTGQQLLLGAYSSLERTIAGGKVKMYTRCEMVDLIVADGRAVGIVTRDLVTGKLEAHTADVVILATGGYGNVFYLSTNAKGCNATAIWRAHKKGALFANPCFTQIHPTCIPQAGEYQSKLTLMSESLRNDGRVWVPKDAGDCTKDPRTIPEEKRDYYLERIYPSFGNLVPRDIASRAAKRVCDEGRGVGPEVMGVRRGVYLDFGAAIKRDGKATIAEKYGNLFEMYERITGEDPYETPMRIYPATHYTMGGLWVDYNLMSTIDGCFVAGEANFSDHGANRLGASALMQGLADGFFVLPYTITDYLARKGKAKADESHPAVKDALREAKDRFQKLVDVGQKGRQTVDQFHRKLGAIIWDNCGMARNAKDLKQALAAIPDLREQFHRDVKITGGGEALNRELEKAGRVADFMELGELMCLDALDREESAGCHLREEFQTPEGEAQRNDEKFAYAAAWQWQGKGGAGTSWELVKEPLTFEYVKLTQRSYK; from the coding sequence ATGGAGCTGCGCTCGAACGCCCCGACGGGCCCGATCGACAAGCGCTGGGAGAACCACCGCTTCGACATGAAGCTGGTCAACCCCGCGAACAAGCGGAAGTTCGACATCATCATGGTCGGCACCGGGCTCGCCGGTGCGGCCGGCGCCGCGTCGCTCGCGGACCTCGGCTACAACGTCAAGGCGTTCTGCTACCAGGACTCGCCGCGCCGCGCGCACTCGATCGCCGCCCAGGGCGGCATCAACGCCGCGAAGAACTACCAGGGCGACGGCGACAGCATCCACCGCCTCTTCTACGACACGGTGAAGGGCGGCGACTTCCGCGCGCGCGAGAGCAACGTCCACCGCCTCGCCGAGGTCAGCGTCAACATCATCGACCAGTGCGCGGCGCTCGGCGTGCCCTTCGCGCGCGAGTACGGAGGCCTGCTCGCGAACCGCAGCTTCGGCGGCGCGCAGGTCTCGCGCACGTTCTACGCGCGCGGTCAGACCGGCCAGCAGCTGCTGCTCGGCGCGTACTCGTCGCTCGAGCGCACGATCGCGGGCGGCAAGGTCAAGATGTACACGCGCTGCGAGATGGTGGACCTGATCGTCGCCGACGGGCGCGCGGTCGGCATCGTCACGCGCGACCTCGTCACCGGAAAGCTCGAGGCGCACACCGCGGACGTCGTGATCCTCGCGACCGGCGGCTACGGCAACGTCTTCTACCTCTCGACGAACGCCAAGGGCTGCAACGCGACCGCGATCTGGCGCGCGCACAAGAAGGGCGCGCTCTTCGCGAACCCGTGCTTCACGCAGATCCACCCGACGTGCATCCCGCAGGCGGGCGAGTACCAGAGCAAGCTGACTCTGATGAGCGAGTCGCTGCGCAACGACGGCCGCGTGTGGGTGCCGAAGGACGCGGGCGACTGCACGAAGGACCCGCGCACGATCCCCGAGGAGAAGCGCGACTACTACCTCGAGCGCATCTACCCGTCGTTCGGCAACCTCGTCCCGCGCGACATCGCGTCGCGCGCCGCCAAGCGCGTGTGCGACGAGGGTCGCGGCGTCGGCCCCGAGGTCATGGGCGTGCGGCGCGGCGTCTACCTCGACTTCGGCGCGGCCATCAAGCGCGACGGCAAGGCCACCATCGCGGAGAAGTACGGCAACCTCTTCGAGATGTACGAGCGCATCACCGGCGAGGACCCGTACGAGACGCCGATGCGCATCTACCCGGCGACCCACTACACGATGGGTGGGCTCTGGGTCGACTACAACCTCATGAGCACGATCGACGGATGCTTCGTCGCGGGTGAGGCGAACTTCTCGGATCACGGCGCGAACCGCCTCGGCGCGAGCGCGCTGATGCAGGGCCTCGCGGACGGCTTCTTCGTGCTGCCGTACACGATCACCGACTACCTCGCGCGCAAGGGCAAGGCGAAGGCGGACGAGTCGCACCCGGCCGTGAAGGACGCGCTGCGCGAGGCGAAGGATCGCTTCCAGAAGCTCGTCGACGTCGGCCAGAAGGGCCGCCAGACCGTCGACCAGTTCCACCGCAAGCTCGGCGCGATCATCTGGGACAACTGCGGCATGGCCCGCAACGCGAAGGACCTGAAGCAGGCCCTCGCGGCGATCCCGGATCTGCGCGAGCAGTTCCACCGCGACGTGAAGATCACGGGCGGCGGCGAGGCGCTCAACCGCGAGCTCGAGAAGGCGGGGCGCGTCGCGGACTTCATGGAGCTCGGCGAGCTGATGTGCCTCGACGCGCTCGACCGCGAGGAGAGCGCGGGCTGCCATCTGCGCGAGGAGTTCCAGACGCCGGAAGGCGAAGCGCAGCGCAACGACGAGAAGTTCGCGTACGCCGCGGCCTGGCAGTGGCAGGGCAAGGGCGGCGCGGGGACGTCGTGGGAGCTCGTGAAGGAACCGCTGACGTTCGAGTACGTCAAGCTCACCCAGCGTTCGTACAAGTGA
- a CDS encoding succinate dehydrogenase/fumarate reductase iron-sulfur subunit, translated as MAETIDLKLHVWRQNGPNDAGRFEDYSEYAKGISTHASFLEMMDVVNDRLILAGKEPFAFDHDCREGICGTCGVVINGQPHGPQRATTTCQLHMRKFENGATIYVEPFRAKSFPVIRDLMVERASLDRIIQAGGYITVRAGSAVDANEMPIPKPIADEAMDAAACIGCGACVAACPNASASLFTAAKISHLGLLPQGQAERSRRALDMVAQHDREGFGACSNHYECEAACPKQISVAFIARMNRDHLKAQLTYKEPTAKDGGAG; from the coding sequence GTGGCCGAGACGATCGATCTCAAGCTTCACGTCTGGCGACAGAACGGCCCGAACGACGCGGGTCGCTTCGAGGACTACTCGGAGTACGCGAAGGGCATCAGCACGCACGCGTCGTTCCTCGAGATGATGGACGTCGTGAACGACCGCCTGATCCTGGCGGGCAAGGAGCCGTTCGCGTTCGATCACGACTGCCGCGAGGGCATCTGCGGCACGTGCGGCGTCGTGATCAACGGGCAGCCCCACGGGCCGCAGCGCGCGACGACGACCTGCCAGCTCCACATGCGCAAGTTCGAGAACGGCGCGACCATCTACGTCGAGCCGTTCCGCGCGAAGTCGTTCCCGGTGATCAGGGACCTGATGGTCGAGCGCGCGTCGCTCGATCGGATCATCCAGGCGGGCGGCTACATCACGGTGCGCGCGGGCAGCGCGGTCGACGCGAACGAGATGCCCATCCCGAAGCCCATCGCCGACGAGGCGATGGACGCGGCGGCGTGCATCGGCTGCGGCGCGTGCGTCGCGGCGTGCCCGAACGCGTCGGCGAGCCTCTTCACGGCGGCGAAGATCTCGCACCTCGGCCTGCTCCCGCAGGGCCAGGCGGAGCGCTCGCGCCGCGCGCTCGACATGGTCGCGCAGCACGACCGCGAGGGGTTCGGCGCGTGCTCGAACCACTACGAGTGCGAGGCCGCGTGCCCGAAGCAGATCAGCGTCGCGTTCATCGCGCGCATGAACCGCGATCACCTGAAGGCGCAGCTCACGTACAAGGAGCCGACCGCCAAAGACGGCGGCGCTGGGTGA